CTGTCCCCATTGAGCGATCGCAAGTTTAAGAAAAGTACACGGTTTCTGTGACAAACCATCACGGCATTTTTCGTTAATCGAAGAGATGTTGAGATCGCTTCAAGAATGCTCAATTACCCATAGAAAGGGATTGAATGTCTTTAGGCGTAAGGGATTGGGGGGAGTTAGGGAGGCCGAATTTTAACAAAAGTACGTACTTCTGAGAGCGCTCGCTCTCGCCTCCGGGGTGAAAAGCCCTAGAAAAATGGATAAGGGTGGAAGTTTTGTGCGGCATTTGTGTGGCGGTTGTTGCTGCGATCGGCATCTGAATGCATATGCAATCGAAATTTTGGCTTACATCTAGGGTGTCAGGTGCGCGTCAGTTGTGGTCAATCGGGTGGAAGGAGTTAGGCATGAGTTGGGTCGCCGAGGAGTTGTGGGATGTGAATTTAGGGGATGCAAGGTCAATTCAAAATTCAAAATTCAAAGTTCAAAAAGGTAGAAACTGTTTATTGCCCTATATTTATTCGTAAGTAGGATAATTGGTTGACTCAGTCTAGAGCTGAGCGATCAGGGCTACGCCCACGAAGCGCGATCGCAGACCAATTTAGAAGTGGAAAGCTAGGACTTTTGATTGTGCTTGGTTTTAACGATGATGGCAGCGAGAATTTTGATGAGTTCTTGAGCTTCAGTCAGTAAGGGCAGTAAGCGAGGCTCAGGAAGAATCTCAGTAGCGATAAGGAGTTTTAGCCAATAATGAGTTTCTCTAGCTTCTTTGAGAGCAATCTCGAGTTTGTGGACAAAATCAGCAGTGCTTTGGGCGGCTTGAGATTCTTCGACGTTTGCGCCGATGGAAGTACCAGAACGAATCAGTTGTTTGGCAAGTGTGCGAGCCACGCCCGGGTTTCCGTCGAGGACTTGGCAAAGCTTGACGACTCGGACGGCAAAGTGAAAGGAGCGATCGGTAATGGGTTGTGGGTTAGCCATCAGCTTTTTGAACTTTGAACTTTGAATTTTGAATTGGTTCGTTAATGCAGGGCTAGGATGGAGGGTGATAAGGATAAAGTAAAGAAAGATGTGGCAAAGGACAAAGCAGGGTGAAACAAGGATGAATTGAGGTAATTTTACAAAAGTACAAAGAGTAGAAAAGGATAGAGTGCAAACAATACGTACTCTAAGTATTAGATGATTGGTTCAGTCAATGTCTTATTGCAAGCATTTAACTTATTGCTGATGATACGGTTAGATAAGTAAGCTAAAGATTGACTTATGAAGATGTCTTATTAATAAGTAAGGATAAGAATAATCAATAAAAGGTGGTATCAGGTGCTCGAGGAACTGGGTGGAGAAGATATAGAAGATATCCCAGGGAAGTCAAAAGGAGATGAAGCGGATCAATGCAAAATTCAAAGTTCAAAATTCAAAAAGGCGATCGCCCCTTGCTCCCTTCGTTCTCCCTGACCCTTTGGCCCGCATCACGGAGTTAGAGAAACGAGGTGAGCAATTTTGGAGATATCAGGATGTCTGCGGTTATGCCTGGAGCCGAGGTGATGTTGGTCATGGTGTTGTTCCAACTCTTGCTTCATCTGTTCAAAGACGGTGCTGACATTATTTTGATTGGCGGACAGCCCGTTGGCTCGTAGCAGGGTTTGGAGGACGGGAAAAGAGATATACCACTTTTCATTCAAAGAGCGATCGCCGTGGTTGTTGAAGTCCATAATGGCGTGAACGGCGTGGCGGATATTCTCAAGGGCTTGGTCTTCGGAGAAGCGTTTGCGGGTAGGCTTAGGAGCGGTCGCCTCAGAGGCAGGTTCTGGTTTTCGTGCTGGGGAACCGTCTCTGGCCGCTGGAGCCGTTATTGCGGGGGTGGGTGCTGGTACTGGGGTAGAGTCAGCGATCAGGGCTACGCCCTCGCAAGCGATCGCCTGTTGATTAGCTTGGCCAGAGCGATCGCCGATGAGGAGATTGCGGAAAGCCTCAAGTTTGTTCGTCGCCAGGTCCCGTTCGTGTTGGAGGCGCTGATTCTCCTGTTGGAGGCGCTCCCATTCGGGTGATGAGTTGCCTTGGTTCACTTTCTTGATCGCGGCATCACGCTCTTGTCGGAGAGTGTCCACTTCCTGTTCCAAAGCCTCAAGCCTGCCCGTGAGCCAAGCCAAGGTGCGGGCTTGGTCGGCGAGGGCGATCGTCAGATGGGGATCGTTAGGTGTTGTGGGTGTGGGTGCAGTAGCAGGAATCGGTTCGGGACTCGGCACCTGAGCGATCGCTCGCTCCGCCTGCGTTTCTGAGAACAAAGACAGTAATTCTGCCAGTGCTGCCTCATAGCTGAGTCCCACCGTTCCCGCCTTGCCGCGAATCTCAAGGCCATAGTTGGTGGCCACCGAACGCAGCAAATCAGCATCGACCGACACAGACTTGCGACGTGGGCGCAGTTTGTGGGGAGCAAGCTCAGGGGGAACTTCTGTCACTACGGATGTTTCAGTTGGGGTATCAGGCATCGCAGTGACCTCCTCTTCAGTGGCAGATTGAGCTTGAGATTGGA
The window above is part of the Trichocoleus desertorum ATA4-8-CV12 genome. Proteins encoded here:
- a CDS encoding four helix bundle protein, which codes for MANPQPITDRSFHFAVRVVKLCQVLDGNPGVARTLAKQLIRSGTSIGANVEESQAAQSTADFVHKLEIALKEARETHYWLKLLIATEILPEPRLLPLLTEAQELIKILAAIIVKTKHNQKS